A part of Maridesulfovibrio hydrothermalis AM13 = DSM 14728 genomic DNA contains:
- a CDS encoding ABC transporter ATP-binding protein: MPKGEKYNYLKNKHLVRRCFTYFLPYKFKIFISFISMGVVAAATGATAYLIQPAMDDIFINKDQEALMIVPIVFVVVMLVKGLFRFIQTYLMNTTGLLVLERLRNDLFGKIICLPMNFFEESQVGMLMSRILNDVTEIRQSLPSFIMMIREVFTIICLIGLVFYRDPYLASFAVLVLPLAIFPFFYFGRKLRKLGRKNQVKISDINAQLQEAFSGVKVIKAFSNEKREADKFEGENHRLVHIAIKQVLHGELSSRVMEVVGALGIGLVLWYGGAQVIQGNSTPGTFFSFIAALIMLYEPIKKINSANLTIQRAFAGAERVFEILDSPDIVVEKGGDVELDQSFKKLEIKDLTFSYPSSEYPVLDNINLDVKAGQKVAIVGPSGSGKTTLVNLIPRFYDCQQGKIILNGKPVEDYSLKSLRLNIGMVSQETFLFNATVRENISYVSQNAPMETVIESAQTAFAHEFIEKLPEGYDTVVGERGVRLSGGQKQRLTIARALLKNPPLLILDEATSALDTEAERIVQMALENLMEDRTSIVIAHRLSTVLSADVIVVMEKGKIVAKGRHKELLETSPLYLKLYNMQFQDNR, translated from the coding sequence TTGCCCAAAGGCGAAAAATATAATTACTTGAAAAATAAACACCTTGTCAGAAGATGTTTCACCTATTTCCTTCCATATAAATTTAAGATTTTTATATCTTTTATATCTATGGGCGTGGTTGCTGCTGCAACGGGCGCGACGGCTTATCTTATCCAGCCTGCTATGGATGATATTTTTATCAATAAAGATCAGGAAGCTTTGATGATAGTTCCCATCGTTTTTGTGGTGGTGATGCTGGTCAAAGGCCTTTTCAGGTTTATTCAAACCTATTTGATGAATACTACCGGACTGCTTGTTCTTGAACGGCTTAGAAATGATTTGTTTGGAAAGATTATCTGCCTGCCCATGAATTTCTTTGAAGAAAGTCAAGTCGGCATGCTCATGTCAAGAATTCTCAATGATGTTACTGAGATCAGGCAGAGTCTACCTTCGTTTATCATGATGATCCGCGAAGTATTTACTATAATCTGTCTGATCGGGCTTGTTTTTTATCGTGATCCCTATCTTGCATCTTTTGCTGTGCTGGTTTTACCGCTGGCAATTTTCCCTTTCTTCTATTTCGGGAGAAAGCTGCGCAAACTTGGCCGTAAAAATCAGGTCAAAATTTCGGATATTAATGCCCAGCTTCAAGAAGCGTTCAGCGGAGTTAAGGTAATTAAAGCTTTTTCAAATGAGAAACGTGAAGCTGATAAATTTGAAGGTGAAAATCACCGTTTAGTTCATATTGCCATTAAGCAGGTTCTGCATGGCGAACTTTCCTCCAGAGTGATGGAAGTTGTCGGTGCTTTAGGCATCGGCCTTGTTCTTTGGTACGGCGGGGCGCAGGTTATTCAAGGAAATTCTACTCCGGGTACATTTTTCTCGTTTATCGCAGCTCTTATTATGCTTTATGAGCCTATAAAAAAAATCAACAGTGCCAACCTGACTATTCAACGCGCATTTGCCGGAGCTGAGAGAGTTTTCGAAATTCTCGATTCTCCTGATATTGTGGTTGAAAAAGGCGGAGATGTTGAACTGGATCAGTCTTTTAAAAAGCTTGAGATTAAAGATCTTACATTTAGCTATCCTTCGTCAGAGTATCCTGTTCTTGATAACATCAATCTGGACGTTAAGGCCGGACAGAAGGTTGCTATTGTCGGGCCGAGCGGCTCTGGCAAGACTACCCTTGTGAACCTTATTCCCCGTTTTTATGATTGCCAGCAGGGTAAAATTATTTTGAATGGAAAGCCTGTCGAGGACTATTCTCTTAAGTCTTTGCGTTTAAATATAGGTATGGTTTCTCAGGAGACTTTTCTTTTTAATGCCACTGTCCGTGAGAACATTTCATATGTGAGTCAGAACGCTCCGATGGAAACTGTTATAGAATCTGCGCAGACAGCATTTGCACATGAGTTTATTGAAAAACTGCCTGAAGGTTATGACACGGTTGTAGGTGAAAGAGGTGTGAGGCTTTCAGGTGGACAGAAACAACGTTTGACCATTGCCCGGGCGCTTCTTAAAAATCCGCCGCTCTTAATTCTTGACGAAGCGACCAGCGCGCTTGATACTGAAGCTGAGCGCATTGTTCAGATGGCACTTGAAAATCTCATGGAGGACAGAACCAGCATAGTTATTGCTCACAGGCTTTCAACCGTGCTTTCTGCCGATGTGATTGTCGTAATGGAAAAAGGTAAGATTGTCGCTAAGGGCAGACATAAGGAGCTGCTCGAAACTTCACCTTTGTACCTTAAACTTTACAACATGCAATTTCAGGATAACCGCTAG
- the gap gene encoding type I glyceraldehyde-3-phosphate dehydrogenase, with the protein MAVKVGINGFGRIGRYLVRLIHDSKDFDLVAINARASNEDLALLFKHDSVHGKFDADVEPTKDGFSINGKEIKITRCAPGEWIWGELGCDMVVESTGKFRDRKSCEQMIACGAKNIVISAPGIDADLTVVMGVNDGELKPEHKIVSAASCTTNCLAPVAKVINDEFGIERGLMTTIHAYTMSQRVLDGSHKDIRRARACAVNMVPTTTGAAKAVTMVIPELKGKLDGMSVRVPTPNVSLVDLTCDLAKDTTAEEVNAVLKKAANENMGYTEMPLVSNDYLGDTHGGVVDGPLTAVMDGKMLKLIIWYDNEASFSNQLLRLMNKVSSMM; encoded by the coding sequence ATGGCTGTAAAAGTTGGTATTAATGGTTTCGGAAGAATTGGACGATATCTGGTCCGTCTTATTCACGACAGCAAGGATTTCGACCTTGTTGCAATAAACGCACGTGCTTCCAATGAAGACCTTGCGCTCCTTTTCAAACACGACTCTGTACACGGAAAATTTGATGCTGATGTTGAACCGACAAAAGACGGATTCTCTATTAACGGCAAAGAGATCAAAATTACCCGTTGTGCCCCCGGTGAATGGATTTGGGGGGAACTGGGCTGTGACATGGTTGTTGAATCAACCGGAAAATTCCGTGACCGCAAAAGCTGTGAGCAGATGATCGCATGCGGAGCTAAAAATATTGTTATCAGTGCCCCCGGCATTGACGCCGACCTGACTGTAGTCATGGGTGTCAATGATGGAGAACTTAAGCCTGAGCACAAAATTGTTTCCGCTGCATCCTGTACCACCAACTGTCTCGCTCCTGTTGCCAAAGTCATTAATGATGAATTCGGCATTGAACGCGGTCTCATGACAACTATTCACGCTTACACCATGAGTCAGAGAGTTCTGGACGGTTCCCATAAAGATATCCGCAGAGCAAGAGCCTGTGCGGTAAACATGGTTCCCACTACAACGGGCGCGGCTAAAGCTGTAACTATGGTTATTCCAGAACTGAAAGGTAAACTGGATGGCATGAGCGTTCGTGTTCCCACACCTAACGTATCTCTGGTTGACCTGACCTGTGACCTTGCAAAAGACACCACAGCAGAAGAAGTCAACGCAGTGCTAAAAAAAGCTGCCAATGAAAACATGGGGTACACCGAGATGCCTCTTGTCTCCAACGACTACCTCGGCGACACCCACGGTGGAGTTGTAGACGGCCCTCTGACTGCAGTTATGGATGGTAAAATGCTTAAACTTATCATCTGGTACGATAACGAAGCAAGTTTCAGTAACCAGCTTCTTCGCCTTATGAATAAAGTTTCCTCAATGATGTAA
- a CDS encoding transporter substrate-binding domain-containing protein — protein MTLWKTVNIGIAAVIMILGLSSAVWAGDARQALSQDSTLEQVLKRNTLRVGFSTFKPWAMKSKNGEFVGFEIDVAKRLADEMGVKIRFIPTKWDGIIPALLTGKFDIIIGGMGITPKRNLKVNFSDPYEFTGMSIVANKDSAPGKTSLADLNKASTKVSVRLGTTAEKAAKNFLPKAELLKFNDEAASIQELLNGRVSCLVASNPLPESLAKKYPEKLYLPMKEDFTKEPIGFAIRKGDPDFLNFLNNWIKVTNSEGWLDARFDYWFKTDKWKSIVE, from the coding sequence ATGACTTTGTGGAAAACTGTAAACATCGGAATTGCTGCTGTAATTATGATCTTAGGACTATCCTCAGCAGTATGGGCCGGAGATGCCAGACAAGCTCTTTCACAGGACAGTACCCTTGAACAAGTATTGAAACGAAATACTTTGCGTGTGGGGTTTTCTACTTTCAAACCCTGGGCCATGAAAAGCAAAAATGGCGAATTTGTAGGGTTCGAAATTGACGTAGCTAAACGCCTTGCAGATGAAATGGGCGTAAAAATACGTTTTATCCCCACCAAATGGGATGGCATAATCCCTGCCCTGCTTACTGGTAAATTTGATATCATTATCGGAGGAATGGGCATTACCCCAAAACGGAATCTTAAAGTAAACTTTTCTGATCCTTATGAATTTACCGGCATGTCTATTGTTGCAAACAAAGACTCTGCACCGGGCAAAACTTCTCTTGCTGATCTCAATAAAGCCTCCACCAAAGTTTCTGTCCGCCTCGGCACAACTGCAGAAAAGGCAGCCAAAAACTTTCTCCCTAAAGCAGAACTGCTTAAATTTAATGATGAAGCAGCGTCCATTCAAGAACTGCTCAATGGCAGAGTTTCCTGTTTAGTTGCATCCAATCCCCTGCCTGAAAGCCTTGCAAAAAAATATCCTGAGAAACTCTACCTCCCCATGAAAGAAGACTTCACCAAAGAACCGATCGGATTTGCTATCCGCAAGGGCGACCCTGATTTTCTAAACTTCCTCAATAACTGGATCAAAGTAACCAATTCTGAAGGCTGGCTTGATGCCCGTTTTGACTACTGGTTTAAAACAGATAAATGGAAGTCAATCGTAGAGTAG
- a CDS encoding lysophospholipid acyltransferase family protein: MKMKIDPAFFAPSVAFFFRWWVRSIRFEIDGYDDFTALVNQKKPLMLALWHNELFSLIGVGVRKKLPLVTMASDSKDGQIITDILERLDYEVARGSSTRGGLKAMLGIARVMREKGKIGVITMDGPKGPRHKIKPGILAIAQKAGAPIIPMRAYPSNPFVFKKSWDRFELPKPFYSCKICLGEPFIVTDHKLDQEYLRSEALRLENIMEQLGK; the protein is encoded by the coding sequence ATGAAGATGAAGATCGATCCTGCATTTTTTGCCCCTTCGGTAGCATTTTTTTTCCGTTGGTGGGTTCGTTCTATTCGTTTTGAAATTGACGGCTATGATGATTTTACTGCTCTTGTTAACCAGAAAAAACCTCTTATGCTTGCATTGTGGCATAACGAACTGTTCAGTTTGATAGGGGTCGGGGTTAGAAAAAAACTGCCGCTGGTGACTATGGCAAGCGACAGTAAAGACGGTCAGATTATTACCGACATTCTTGAGCGACTGGACTATGAAGTAGCCAGAGGATCCTCCACCCGTGGCGGTCTTAAAGCTATGCTGGGTATAGCACGTGTCATGCGTGAAAAGGGTAAAATTGGAGTAATCACTATGGACGGTCCAAAAGGTCCGCGTCATAAGATCAAGCCCGGGATTCTGGCCATTGCTCAGAAAGCCGGAGCACCGATTATCCCAATGCGGGCTTATCCGTCCAATCCTTTTGTTTTTAAAAAATCATGGGATAGATTTGAGCTTCCTAAGCCATTTTATTCCTGTAAAATCTGTTTAGGTGAACCGTTCATTGTGACTGATCATAAATTAGATCAAGAATATTTGAGAAGTGAAGCCTTACGTCTTGAAAATATTATGGAGCAGTTAGGAAAATAA
- a CDS encoding amino acid ABC transporter permease: MLHTKLSFLKNSDRNKYLIDGILFTVLLGFFFMFLYKGTTELGYNWQWFRIPDFIYTYTDGRFNPGPLLLGLGVTLKISGISFVLTFIIGLGTAILRLSNSFVGNALARIYLETIRNTPLLIQLFFIYFVIAPILDISGFWSAVIALSFFEGAYASEIFRAGITSIDKGQWEAAYSLGGSKKFGYLNVILPQAIPRIAPPLAGQAISLVKDSALVSTVAIYDLTMQGQSIISETFMTFEIWFTVAAIYLCITLLMSWTLDNLALRFKSRW, encoded by the coding sequence ATGCTTCATACCAAACTATCTTTCCTTAAAAACAGTGATAGAAATAAATATCTTATAGACGGCATTTTGTTCACGGTGTTGCTGGGGTTTTTTTTTATGTTTCTCTACAAAGGAACAACGGAGCTAGGTTATAACTGGCAGTGGTTCAGAATTCCCGATTTTATTTATACTTATACTGATGGCCGGTTCAATCCCGGTCCCCTGCTGCTCGGACTTGGCGTGACTCTTAAAATCTCGGGTATAAGTTTTGTGCTGACTTTCATAATTGGACTTGGAACTGCTATTCTACGCCTTTCAAACTCGTTTGTTGGAAATGCGCTGGCCCGCATTTACCTTGAAACTATCCGTAACACGCCGCTGCTTATTCAACTTTTCTTTATCTATTTTGTCATTGCGCCCATTCTGGACATCAGCGGATTCTGGTCGGCTGTAATTGCACTCAGCTTCTTTGAAGGGGCATATGCTTCTGAAATATTCCGGGCTGGTATTACTTCTATCGATAAAGGCCAGTGGGAAGCAGCATACAGTCTTGGCGGCAGCAAAAAATTCGGTTACCTGAATGTAATTCTTCCGCAGGCAATCCCCCGTATTGCCCCGCCGCTGGCCGGACAGGCTATATCATTAGTAAAAGATTCTGCGCTGGTCAGTACTGTCGCAATTTACGACCTGACCATGCAGGGACAATCTATAATTTCTGAGACCTTTATGACTTTTGAAATATGGTTTACCGTTGCAGCCATATATCTTTGTATTACCCTGCTTATGTCTTGGACTCTGGACAACCTTGCTTTAAGGTTCAAAAGCAGATGGTAA
- a CDS encoding amino acid ABC transporter permease: MNNTKKRISSLDVLLLAAISGGLFWFAYHLITQLNYNWDWTSAPDYIVRFDQTSGKWEAGLLIQGLLVTIRLSIWSVLLALVIGTLMGIFRVSPRPLLRMISSSYVGLIRNIPPLVLIFIFYFFLGDQIMQITGITELSYNLEDSSSPVITFLFGPVEQLPAFLSGVITMSLFEGAYITEIVRAGIESIEKEQWEASAALGFNRRNQLIHIILPQAFSRSLPPLAGQFISTIKDSSIVSVISIQELTFAGQELISATYKTFEIWILVIILYFVLTFPCSIAVRSLEKKMNTHKQS, from the coding sequence ATGAATAATACTAAAAAGAGGATATCCTCCCTTGATGTGCTGCTTCTGGCAGCCATCTCGGGAGGATTGTTCTGGTTTGCCTACCATCTTATAACCCAGCTGAATTACAACTGGGATTGGACTTCTGCGCCTGATTACATAGTCAGGTTTGATCAGACCTCCGGAAAATGGGAAGCCGGTCTTCTTATTCAGGGACTGCTTGTCACCATACGCCTTTCTATCTGGTCAGTACTGCTTGCTCTTGTTATCGGTACTTTAATGGGCATATTCAGAGTCAGCCCCCGCCCTTTGCTGCGAATGATTTCAAGCTCCTATGTCGGATTGATCCGGAATATTCCGCCACTGGTCCTTATTTTCATCTTTTATTTTTTTCTGGGCGATCAAATAATGCAGATAACCGGCATTACGGAACTTTCATATAACCTTGAAGACAGCAGCTCCCCTGTAATTACATTTCTGTTCGGACCGGTTGAACAACTCCCGGCCTTTCTTTCCGGTGTAATCACCATGTCGTTATTCGAAGGAGCTTATATCACCGAGATTGTCCGGGCAGGCATTGAGTCCATTGAAAAAGAACAATGGGAAGCTTCAGCAGCCTTAGGGTTCAACAGACGCAATCAACTTATCCATATTATTTTGCCGCAAGCATTTTCCCGTTCACTGCCCCCGCTTGCCGGACAATTCATTTCGACCATCAAAGATTCTTCCATCGTTTCTGTCATTTCCATTCAGGAACTGACCTTCGCAGGACAGGAGCTGATTTCAGCTACATACAAGACCTTTGAAATATGGATACTGGTCATCATTTTATATTTCGTTTTGACTTTTCCATGCTCCATCGCTGTCCGCTCGCTGGAAAAAAAAATGAACACACACAAACAGTCATAA
- the fba gene encoding class II fructose-1,6-bisphosphate aldolase — protein sequence MPLVSPKQMFKGAYTGGYAIGAFNVNNMEIIQGIMEAGSEEQAPLILQVSAGAKKYAGLGYITKLMEAALLETDLPVVLHLDHGANFEICKEVIDGGFTSVMIDGSHLPFDENIALTKQVVEYAHDKGVWVEAELGRLAGVEEDVVSEEHIYTDPDEAVEFVERTGCDSLAIAIGTSHGAYKFTGVAKLDFERLDKIASLIPDFPIVLHGASSVVPEFVVMANEFGANIGGAKGVPEDLLRKAASKAVCKINIDTDIRLAMTAVIRKFMAENPTEFDPRGYLGEARKAVKEMVRHKITNVLGCSNKV from the coding sequence ATGCCACTCGTTTCGCCTAAGCAAATGTTTAAAGGAGCCTACACCGGCGGTTATGCCATTGGTGCATTCAACGTAAACAACATGGAAATCATTCAGGGAATCATGGAAGCAGGAAGCGAAGAACAAGCTCCCTTGATTCTGCAGGTTTCTGCCGGAGCAAAAAAGTATGCCGGACTGGGCTACATCACGAAGCTTATGGAAGCTGCTCTGCTTGAAACTGACCTGCCGGTTGTTCTCCATCTTGACCACGGTGCAAACTTTGAAATTTGTAAGGAAGTTATCGACGGCGGATTCACATCCGTAATGATCGACGGCTCTCATCTTCCTTTTGATGAAAATATCGCTCTGACCAAACAGGTTGTGGAGTACGCTCACGACAAAGGTGTATGGGTAGAGGCAGAACTCGGCCGTCTGGCCGGTGTCGAAGAAGACGTTGTATCCGAGGAGCACATTTATACCGACCCTGATGAAGCGGTAGAATTTGTTGAGCGCACAGGCTGTGACTCTCTTGCTATCGCCATCGGCACAAGTCACGGCGCATATAAATTCACAGGAGTAGCAAAACTCGACTTTGAACGTCTTGATAAAATAGCTTCACTTATTCCCGATTTTCCTATTGTTCTGCACGGCGCATCCAGCGTTGTACCGGAATTTGTTGTTATGGCAAACGAATTCGGCGCAAACATCGGCGGAGCCAAAGGTGTCCCCGAAGATCTGCTGCGCAAAGCAGCCTCTAAAGCTGTCTGCAAAATCAATATTGATACCGATATTCGTCTGGCTATGACAGCGGTTATCCGTAAATTCATGGCTGAAAATCCAACTGAATTTGACCCCAGAGGTTACCTCGGCGAAGCGCGTAAAGCTGTTAAAGAAATGGTTCGCCACAAAATAACCAACGTTCTGGGATGTTCTAACAAGGTATAG
- a CDS encoding HD-GYP domain-containing protein produces MKNIVEVVGGGGLQDEQSKVNLTIHQFAESLGNAIDAKDHCTCSHSEEVAVISQAIGVEMGLSAVKCELLHIAGHLHDIGKIGLPDSILKKSGKLTGEEYEIVKKHPVIGAEIVSPVVSVSGIDKVAGIILHHHERYDGQGYPHGLRGEEIPFGARIIAVADTLSAMASNRPYRDALPFQDIIAEIDACSGSQFDPQVVQAFMEISDKIEEYFINSQDIAEDILVCEITAMNERSALRI; encoded by the coding sequence ATGAAAAATATAGTTGAAGTTGTCGGCGGCGGTGGATTGCAGGATGAACAAAGCAAGGTCAATCTGACCATCCATCAATTTGCGGAGTCGCTGGGAAACGCCATTGATGCTAAGGATCATTGTACTTGTTCTCACTCCGAAGAGGTAGCGGTTATATCGCAGGCTATTGGTGTGGAGATGGGACTCAGTGCTGTAAAATGTGAACTGCTTCATATTGCAGGCCACCTGCATGATATTGGAAAGATCGGGTTGCCGGACAGTATTTTAAAGAAGAGTGGAAAGCTGACCGGCGAAGAATATGAAATAGTTAAAAAGCATCCTGTAATCGGTGCAGAAATTGTTTCACCGGTAGTTTCTGTTTCTGGAATTGATAAAGTTGCAGGAATTATTCTTCACCATCATGAAAGATATGACGGGCAAGGGTATCCGCACGGACTTAGAGGAGAGGAAATACCGTTTGGAGCGCGTATAATAGCAGTTGCTGACACTTTATCGGCTATGGCCAGTAATAGGCCGTACCGTGATGCTCTGCCGTTTCAAGATATCATCGCAGAAATAGATGCGTGTTCCGGTTCTCAGTTTGATCCGCAGGTTGTTCAGGCCTTTATGGAAATTTCAGATAAGATTGAGGAGTACTTCATAAATTCTCAAGACATAGCTGAAGATATTCTGGTATGCGAAATAACTGCGATGAACGAAAGGTCCGCTTTGCGGATTTAA
- the yedF gene encoding sulfurtransferase-like selenium metabolism protein YedF → MSVKLDCQGLPCPQPVIKCKNAIESNNPSKIKVIVDNEAAKENVSRFMTTKGYEVTVKEKGSLFTVKGKKSGEEVQECEECAIMSDEELAKVSSKTLVFLNSEFLGNGDDELGAKLMFNFIATLSELEGSLWRIIMLNSAVKLATEGNPCLEKLKELEAAGVSILVCGTCLEHFNILDKKEAGETTNMLDVVTSLQLATKVIKA, encoded by the coding sequence ATGTCAGTAAAACTAGATTGTCAGGGACTGCCCTGCCCTCAACCAGTTATTAAGTGCAAGAATGCCATAGAATCAAATAATCCCTCAAAAATAAAAGTCATAGTTGATAACGAAGCCGCAAAAGAAAACGTGTCCCGTTTTATGACCACCAAAGGATACGAAGTAACTGTAAAAGAAAAAGGCTCCCTCTTCACAGTCAAAGGTAAAAAATCCGGTGAGGAAGTACAGGAATGCGAAGAATGCGCAATCATGAGCGATGAGGAGCTGGCCAAAGTCAGCAGCAAAACTCTGGTTTTCCTAAACAGCGAATTTCTCGGAAACGGTGATGATGAACTGGGGGCTAAGCTCATGTTCAATTTTATTGCCACCCTTTCAGAGCTTGAAGGCAGCCTCTGGCGCATAATCATGCTCAACAGTGCTGTTAAGCTCGCAACCGAAGGCAACCCCTGTCTCGAAAAGCTAAAAGAGCTTGAGGCTGCCGGAGTCTCTATTCTCGTCTGCGGAACATGTCTGGAGCATTTTAATATACTGGACAAAAAAGAAGCAGGAGAGACAACGAACATGCTTGACGTTGTAACTTCGCTACAGCTTGCCACCAAAGTAATTAAAGCTTAA
- a CDS encoding methyl-accepting chemotaxis protein, with protein MSLKIKLITFCVAIGLIPLIIVGTVSVESASRALSTQAFGQLEAVRDSKKKNIEDLVAKWFHEVKLFSNVKEIYNTVGLISEYTLENEIPGKRLNVESGEYKELHRYATTPFKPFVKILGYDDAILINDYGRVIYTYKKDKDLGADLLKGKYKNSNLARVFHKAVKGKVAFADFEPYAPLDGSPAAFVAAPVHSHAGDIQGVVALRIPLDEINSIMTLRSGMGETGESYLVGADFFMRSDSELYPHFRTVKTSFLSPEKGKVDSQAVKSAIDGNSNTAIIKGRDGTEKLTAYAPIQIGDSRWALISEIKKDEAFYTVRQLRLTTLILSFVTALIVVVISLFFLKKTIIDPLKRIEDFVSSIAKGNFKADLKGIFKSEIKNLADGILIMVGELKNKLGFSQGMLEGMTVPCLISDTDAKISYINAPLCQLLESGISCENWIGRPVKELLQAPAGQKGIISTCLENKSPVMNVERRWPTKKGRFRDVRIDAAPLYDLDKQLIGGFAVIVDLSDIKSKEKQIREQNMVMVEITEKAKTISKYLTKGASEIEKQVDHVSSNTDKQFDRIEYSSQAITEMNQTLLNSAENAENAATQAHNTQSRAKDGMQTMTETSVAINQLQSLSDIVKENMHILGDQSESIGGVIGVINDIADQTNLLALNAAIEAARAGEAGRGFAVVADEVRKLAEKTVHSTKEIEVAIKNIQSSARSNIENTDMTVEAVSHASGLVDKSVKVFHEISDMSVNTATEIQRIAQATDKQSDAHSQIHKSIEDLKMLAGNTKTDMRSSAKSITSLARTAQELEKLIERLSSAGSI; from the coding sequence ATGTCGCTAAAAATTAAATTAATCACATTTTGTGTAGCTATAGGGCTTATCCCTTTAATTATAGTTGGTACAGTCAGTGTGGAATCAGCATCACGGGCTTTATCCACGCAAGCATTTGGACAACTTGAAGCTGTACGGGATTCAAAGAAGAAGAATATTGAAGATCTCGTTGCAAAATGGTTCCATGAAGTAAAACTATTTTCCAACGTAAAAGAAATATACAATACTGTCGGGCTTATAAGTGAATATACTCTTGAGAACGAAATCCCGGGAAAAAGACTTAATGTTGAATCCGGCGAGTACAAGGAACTTCATCGGTACGCCACAACTCCTTTTAAGCCATTTGTAAAAATACTGGGATATGATGATGCCATTTTAATTAATGACTACGGGCGCGTTATCTATACTTATAAAAAAGATAAAGATCTCGGCGCAGATTTACTTAAAGGGAAATATAAAAATTCCAATCTGGCCAGAGTTTTTCATAAAGCCGTAAAAGGAAAAGTCGCCTTTGCCGACTTTGAACCATACGCCCCGCTGGATGGTTCACCTGCTGCATTTGTTGCTGCACCGGTTCATTCCCATGCAGGCGACATTCAAGGAGTAGTGGCCCTGCGCATACCTCTTGATGAGATCAACTCTATTATGACCTTGCGCTCAGGAATGGGCGAAACAGGTGAATCATACCTCGTTGGTGCAGACTTTTTCATGCGCTCGGATTCAGAGCTTTATCCGCACTTTCGCACAGTCAAAACTTCATTTTTAAGCCCTGAAAAAGGAAAAGTAGATTCACAAGCTGTTAAATCTGCAATTGATGGAAACAGTAACACTGCAATCATAAAAGGCAGAGACGGAACCGAAAAACTGACCGCTTACGCTCCCATACAAATTGGTGATTCACGATGGGCCTTAATTTCTGAAATAAAAAAAGATGAAGCGTTTTACACTGTTAGACAACTAAGATTAACAACGCTTATATTATCATTTGTAACAGCCTTAATTGTAGTTGTTATCTCATTGTTCTTTCTAAAAAAAACGATCATCGATCCTCTTAAAAGGATTGAAGACTTTGTCAGTTCAATTGCTAAAGGAAACTTCAAGGCAGACCTTAAAGGAATATTCAAAAGCGAGATTAAAAACCTTGCAGATGGAATTTTGATCATGGTCGGGGAATTGAAAAACAAACTGGGATTTTCACAAGGCATGCTGGAGGGGATGACGGTCCCTTGCCTGATCTCAGACACAGATGCAAAAATCTCCTACATAAACGCCCCGCTCTGCCAGCTCCTTGAAAGTGGTATATCTTGTGAAAACTGGATTGGAAGACCAGTAAAGGAACTCCTTCAGGCTCCCGCAGGACAAAAAGGAATTATCAGCACCTGTCTCGAAAACAAATCCCCGGTCATGAACGTTGAAAGAAGGTGGCCCACCAAGAAAGGACGTTTCCGTGATGTACGTATCGATGCCGCCCCGCTTTACGATCTTGATAAGCAGCTGATCGGAGGATTCGCGGTTATTGTTGACCTTAGTGATATCAAATCCAAAGAAAAACAAATCCGTGAACAAAACATGGTCATGGTGGAAATAACCGAAAAAGCCAAAACCATTTCAAAATACCTGACTAAAGGAGCCTCAGAAATAGAAAAACAGGTCGACCATGTTTCATCCAACACAGATAAACAATTTGATAGAATTGAATATTCATCTCAAGCAATAACTGAAATGAACCAGACCCTTCTTAACTCCGCTGAAAATGCTGAAAATGCCGCCACACAAGCACACAACACGCAAAGCCGCGCCAAAGACGGAATGCAGACCATGACTGAAACCAGCGTAGCCATCAATCAGCTGCAATCGCTATCCGATATAGTCAAAGAAAATATGCATATCCTTGGTGATCAAAGCGAATCGATAGGTGGAGTCATCGGGGTAATCAACGATATTGCAGATCAAACCAACCTGCTGGCCCTTAACGCCGCCATCGAAGCAGCACGCGCAGGAGAGGCAGGGCGCGGGTTCGCAGTTGTTGCTGACGAGGTTCGTAAACTGGCCGAAAAAACGGTTCACTCAACCAAAGAGATTGAGGTTGCCATAAAAAATATTCAGTCATCTGCCAGATCCAATATTGAAAATACCGACATGACGGTCGAAGCAGTAAGCCACGCCAGCGGACTGGTTGATAAGTCCGTAAAAGTATTTCACGAAATATCAGATATGTCCGTAAATACAGCAACTGAAATCCAGAGAATTGCGCAGGCAACAGATAAGCAATCAGATGCGCACAGCCAGATTCATAAAAGTATCGAAGACCTGAAAATGCTGGCCGGAAATACTAAAACGGATATGAGAAGTTCTGCAAAATCAATTACCAGCCTTGCCAGAACAGCACAGGAACTTGAAAAACTGATAGAAAGACTCAGTTCTGCCGGCAGCATCTAA